Sequence from the Methanomassiliicoccales archaeon genome:
GAGCCATCTCATGTGGCTCGCGGCCTATGGTACTGATCTCGGCCTCTTGACCGGGTTCGTGTACGCAATGAGAGAGAGGGAACTCTTTCTCGATCTTTTGCAGAGTGTCAGTGGCGCGCGGATGACTTATAATTACATGAGAATCGGTGGTGTCAGGAACGATTTACCGCCGAATTTTGAAAGGGATTGCCTCAGGACGCTGGATTACTTTGAGAAAAAGCTCGACGAGTACGAGCAGATCTACGATGGAAGTGACATTTTTCTCATGAGGACACAGGATATTGGATACCTGAAGCCAGCAGACGCGATCAACCTCGGCGTGACCGGGCCGACCCTAAGGGGGAGCGGCGTTAAGATCGATATACGGGAACATGATCCCTATTCTGTATATGACGAGCTGGATTGGGACATATGCACTCATCCAGATTGCGATTGCTATGCGAGATACAGGGTCCGCATGGATGAGATGAGAATGAGTTGTCACATCATTAGAGAAGCGTTTAAAAAGATGCCTGATGGGCCTGTGCGCGTCAAAGTGCCAAGAAACGCGCCCAAGCGCACCGCTTTCGCGAGGGTTGAGGATCCTAGAGGGGAAGGCCTCATGTACGTAATTGGCGACGGAACCGACAGGCCGTTTAGATTGAAGGTGAGGAGTCCGATATTCGTCACGGTCTCTGCCGTTCCTATCATGCTGAAGGGTTACAAGGTGGCGGATGTTCCTGCGATCATGGGATCAGTTGACATGTGCCTAGGAGAGACGGACAGGTGAGTGGATGGATCTCTACAGTTTCACCGAAGGAATTGTCAGGTGGCTCGTCGGAATTATCAGTTATTTTGTAGATTGGCTTGGATTTCATGGATTTGCTGGCTGGATCGAGAGTCCAGGTGTCATTCAATTCCTCACGATATTTGGTGTGGCTCTTATCGTTTTTATCGTTGGGTTTTTGATCGCGATCACAATGATATGGCAGGAGAGGAAGACGCTCGGAAGGCTCATGGATCGGCGTGGAGCGATGGTCGTTGGCCCCGCCGGCTATTTCCAGAATATTGCTGACGGTCTCAAGACTTTTCTCAAAGAGATCATCATTCCAGAGAAAGCGGACAAGAAGGGATATAACTGGGCGCCTGTCATCATCATCGGTTCGTCTATTCTTCTTATTGGTCTGATTCCGATGAGTGACCGCTTTTTCGTCTGCGATATCGATGGCGGCCTCATTTTTATTTTCGCCGTTTTCAGCATCACGCCCTTCGCTATACTAATCGGTGGCTGGGCGTCGAATAACAAGTACACATTGATTGGTGGCATGCGATCGGCTGCCCAGCTGATAAGCTATGAAGTCCCTCTGCTTCTCTCGCTCGTTGGTGTCGTGATCTTGACTGGTAGCCTC
This genomic interval carries:
- a CDS encoding NADH-quinone oxidoreductase subunit D; its protein translation is MAEMWINMGPQHPMTHGLWNLRVKVDGETIVDAEPVVGYLHRGWEKLVENRMYPQIIPLSDRLCYGASMSWSHLYCLTIEELMGVEVPERAEYIRVIVLELQRIASHLMWLAAYGTDLGLLTGFVYAMRERELFLDLLQSVSGARMTYNYMRIGGVRNDLPPNFERDCLRTLDYFEKKLDEYEQIYDGSDIFLMRTQDIGYLKPADAINLGVTGPTLRGSGVKIDIREHDPYSVYDELDWDICTHPDCDCYARYRVRMDEMRMSCHIIREAFKKMPDGPVRVKVPRNAPKRTAFARVEDPRGEGLMYVIGDGTDRPFRLKVRSPIFVTVSAVPIMLKGYKVADVPAIMGSVDMCLGETDR
- the nuoH gene encoding NADH-quinone oxidoreductase subunit NuoH, which translates into the protein MDLYSFTEGIVRWLVGIISYFVDWLGFHGFAGWIESPGVIQFLTIFGVALIVFIVGFLIAITMIWQERKTLGRLMDRRGAMVVGPAGYFQNIADGLKTFLKEIIIPEKADKKGYNWAPVIIIGSSILLIGLIPMSDRFFVCDIDGGLIFIFAVFSITPFAILIGGWASNNKYTLIGGMRSAAQLISYEVPLLLSLVGVVILTGSLNLGEIVHAQQESVWFVIPQFIGFIVFLITIVAEVERIPFDLPEAEAELVEGWWTEYGGMRFGLLMLAEYFRGYAGAAVAVLLFLGGWSGPILPPEIWFLIKVFIVFFVFIWIRGSLTRVRIDQILNIGWKRLIPLSMVNIVIAVVIKSMGWL